TAGGTTGCGGAGAAGTCGGTTATACTAGAGTGTTGAAGCTATTGCCAACCAAGTGCAAATTGACAATTGTATCACCAGAGATACATCCAAAACTAGCTACGTTAGTGGATAATGAGAAATACGAGGTGGGCCAAATTTACAAGTACCTAGCAAGGCCgttcaaagaagatgatttgGTAATGTATGGTAACAACCAGGCACAATCGATAGAGGATTTGGAGAAACCCTGCGGGTTCCACATGGTGTTCACGTGTTTGCCGGACCTTGAGCTCAGTAGAAATATTTACCAAATGACCAAGTTGAAATTGGGTACTGGAACGCTATGCAATGTAGCAGATCAACCGCCGTTATGTGATTTTTATTTCGGGGCGAATTTAAGGTTAGGCGATGAGAAGTACGGATTATCGATAATGATCAGTAGCGAGGGCATGTCGCCGCGGTTCACGGCACTATTCAAGAAGGAACTAATGAAAACATATGGTGAGTGGCCTGTGAAGGAAtgtgttgaaaaattgaacgATGTACGTGAGCAAGTGAGGAAAATATCTGAAGAATATGTTTCTGCCTTCGATGACGACAGGGCGCAATTGATCAAATTCCGAATGGAGTGGCTTAAGGCACTTACGGATAAATTCGGGACGCAATGCTATAGACTAGACGTAAAGAAAGTCATTGCTCTTTTCCAATCAATGATCAAGAGCAAAGAGGTTAATTTGGACAAGATTCCGGAGGAAACGTTAATTGACGATGAGACCCAAAATTTGGGGCAGCTTAGTATCGCCTAGAGTAGgaagtaagtaagtaagtaagtaagtaagtaagtaagtttGATGCAAACAATAAAAGTGATAattaatataaaaaaaagatatatatatttataaaAGGCTTTAAATAATTTAAGGTAAAGGTAAAAAAGTTGTAGAGAAGTATAGAGATAATAAAATCATAGCCACCCGAATCAAAACCGACAGCAAGCAAACGGTAATAAGTAGTATTGAGAGCTGATAGggttgtttttttttcattcacTTTGATTAGGTTCGCCATGACCTAACATCTTTAAaaataattctttttttttggggaagattctttttgatttggaTTCCAGTACAGTAAAGTAATAGTTGTTTCATCAAAATAAATTTGGAATAAAAGtcaagagagagagagagaggaaaGGAGAGGAAAGGACCTCCCTGAGCTCCTCCGCTTCCTTCATATTCCAGGGATATGTTGTTGGTTTAggaaagaacaaagaaaaaaggaaaaaaaaaaaagagagtagtagtagtactgTGTATTGTTGTTATCGTTCGTTCGTTTTCtctatttctatttcttttcgtAGACTTCGCCCCTTCTGGCAGCGAATTTGGCCGCTTGGTCAACGTTGTCCTTAACGACAGCGACTCTCATTGTAGCCAGGATGTTGTGGGCGGCGTTAGAGTGCAAGTAGACACCACCGTTGAATGCTTTAGTAGCATCCTTACCCAAAGAAGCCTGGAGCAAAGTTTCACCACCAGGGTGCTCTGTGATGTAACCGCTAACGTCATGGACGATACCGGAGATGACGACCAAGCCACTGTTTTCCTTCAAGTGTTCGAGGAACTCGCTCTTTTCCCATACTGGTAGTTGGGACAATGGAGAACCCCAGTTCAACTTGGATCTGGCACGgtccaacttcttttgttgttgttggacCAAACCTTGTTGGATAGCGTTTTGGgagaacttcttcaagtcgTAGGACAAGCCGAACAAGGAGGTCATGTAGATGATTACCTTGGTAGGGTCGTATTGGTACCATTTGATGGCGTTACGGTAGTCAGTTGGGAACTCGTGGTGGAAGTTGTGGTAACCTTCACCGAAGGTGACCAAAGCGGTGATCCAGTTGTCTCTTGGGGTTCTTCTGTCGTCGAAAGGTTGGTCACCCAAGTAGTGGGCCAACGAGTTGATGCAGAAAGTAGCCTGTTGGATGGCGGAAGCTCTCAAGATACCGGCGTACACCAAACCACCCCAGAAGTCGTTCCACATGTAGTGGCAGAACATAGCGGGCAGGATGAATGCGGAGAAGATCATGATTGGGATGAAGTTTCTGTGTTGCCAGCGGACAATCCAATCGTCCACCAAGTCGGCGATATCGGCTCTAGCTCTGTGCTTTGGGTTTGGCTTCAACAACATCCAGCCCATGTGGGAGTACCATAGACCACGCCTGGCGTCGTATGGGTCTCTAACGGTGTCTGTGTAACGGTGGTGGATTCTGTGCGAGTGACCCCACCATTTGATGGAACCCTCGATACTGGCAGCACCGAAAACAGCAAAGAACAAACGCAATGGCCAGTGGGCCGAGTAAGATCTGTGAGCCCACAATCTGTGGTAACCAGCAGTGATGGAAACACCACCGAAACAGTAGTAGATCATAGCGAAGATGAGCACTTCGAGCTTCAATGGCACACGGCCCGAAAGCGCATAGTACAAACCAACCAATGGAATGAACACCACAAGAGTCAAGTTCAACCAGTTCAAATGCAAGTGCCAGTTATTTACCGTCCATGGCATCTCACTGATGTGCTTCCTGTTCTTGTATTTCTCCTTATCCTTCTTGTCCTGTTCCAAAAGATAGTCCATGTTCGAGTCTGCTTCGAAGTCCACATTCACCATATCCTTGGACCCCATCAGCTTACCCAACCCGTTCACAACACGAACGGATTTCTTGTTGGCCCCTGCGGCCAACATGTTGGCACTAACCAAATCCACTTGCTCCATGGTATTTGTTATGATTATTCctattctattctattctattcCTATTGGCACTTTTCCGAAATACCAATTATTCACTAGCAGTAGCAAGCCTGttttttgctttctttcttgaaatcaaatCTATCCTTTACTTCCAGCTAGCCCCGGATTAGTTAGTCCTTGGTtatttggtttttcttACACAAGATATACAAACCCAAATCTGATCTATCCCAAACCAACTTTAATGCCTCGTCAGCTCTtctcttatatatatatataaatatatataattaaatatatatgcttTTTGTCCTGTAATGcccgaaaaaaaaaaaaaaaaatgctgtTTTACAAAACCcaatcaagaaagaagccAGACAGAGCAGAGCAGAGCAGAGCATAgggaaggaaagaagaaaaaaaaaaaaaaaaaaaagagcgaAGGTTGGGATGTGTGAAATTGTtgtggttttgttttggttttcaattttcgCGCTTAGAGATGGGCGCAGGGGAATCTTAAAGAcgatatttcatttttcaacaattctGAAGAGCCAAAGGCAGGCAAAGGCAGGGCCAGGTGTGACAGGCATCACCCAAGGCTGA
The Kluyveromyces marxianus DMKU3-1042 DNA, complete genome, chromosome 1 DNA segment above includes these coding regions:
- the MET8 gene encoding bifunctional precorrin-2 dehydrogenase/sirohydrochlorin ferrochelatase MET8 produces the protein MLQLSHKLEGKHVLLVGCGEVGYTRVLKLLPTKCKLTIVSPEIHPKLATLVDNEKYEVGQIYKYLARPFKEDDLVMYGNNQAQSIEDLEKPCGFHMVFTCLPDLELSRNIYQMTKLKLGTGTLCNVADQPPLCDFYFGANLRLGDEKYGLSIMISSEGMSPRFTALFKKELMKTYGEWPVKECVEKLNDVREQVRKISEEYVSAFDDDRAQLIKFRMEWLKALTDKFGTQCYRLDVKKVIALFQSMIKSKEVNLDKIPEETLIDDETQNLGQLSIA
- the OLE1 gene encoding stearoyl-CoA 9-desaturase; the encoded protein is MEQVDLVSANMLAAGANKKSVRVVNGLGKLMGSKDMVNVDFEADSNMDYLLEQDKKDKEKYKNRKHISEMPWTVNNWHLHLNWLNLTLVVFIPLVGLYYALSGRVPLKLEVLIFAMIYYCFGGVSITAGYHRLWAHRSYSAHWPLRLFFAVFGAASIEGSIKWWGHSHRIHHRYTDTVRDPYDARRGLWYSHMGWMLLKPNPKHRARADIADLVDDWIVRWQHRNFIPIMIFSAFILPAMFCHYMWNDFWGGLVYAGILRASAIQQATFCINSLAHYLGDQPFDDRRTPRDNWITALVTFGEGYHNFHHEFPTDYRNAIKWYQYDPTKVIIYMTSLFGLSYDLKKFSQNAIQQGLVQQQQKKLDRARSKLNWGSPLSQLPVWEKSEFLEHLKENSGLVVISGIVHDVSGYITEHPGGETLLQASLGKDATKAFNGGVYLHSNAAHNILATMRVAVVKDNVDQAAKFAARRGEVYEKK